The Arcobacter porcinus sequence TACGAAAATGAGATCAAACCAAATTTAAAATCTGGTGCTTATTTAGCATTTGGTCATGGATTTAATATTCACTATAAAAGAATTATCCCAACTAGCGATATGAACATTATGATGATTGCTCCAAAAGCTCCAGGACACACTGTAAGAAGTGAGTTCGTAAAAGGTGGAGGAATTCCAGATTTAATTGCAATTCACCAAGATGCTTCAGGAGATACAAAACAAGTTGCTTTAGCATATGCAAGTGCAATTGGTGGTGGAAGAACTGCTATTATTGAAACAACTTTCAAAGATGAAACTGAAACAGATTTATTTGGAGAGCAAGCTGTTCTTTGTGGTGGAGCTGTATCTTTAGTTCAAGCTGGATTTGAAACATTAACAGAAGCTGGTTATGCTCCTGAACTTGCATATTTTGAGTGTTTACATGAATTAAAACTAATCGTTGATTTAATGTATGAAGGTGGAATTGCTGATATGAGATACTCTATATCAAATACTGCTGAATATGGAGATTATGTATCAGGTAAAAGAGTAATTAACTGCGAATCTAAAAAAGCTATGAAAGAGATTTTAAAAGAGATTCAAGATGGTAGATTTGCAAAAGACTTCATACTTGAAGGACAAGCAGGATACCCAAGAATGCATGCTGAAAGAGCAAATGCAAAAGCTTCTTTAATTGAGCAAACAGGTGTTAAATTAAGAACAATGATGCCATGGATTGCATCTAAAAAAATAGTTAACCAAGAAACTAACTAATTTTAAGAGGATTTCTCCTCTTAAAAACTCTTAAATATGAGCAAAGAAAAAACTACAACAACTAAAAAAAGATCTACTCGTTCTAGAACAAATCGTGTTATTAAAAGAAATGTTGGCAAAAAAATATTAGCAAATAACTTTCTAATAGCTCTTTTTTTAATTGTTATTCTTCTATCTGCTTCTTATTTTCTCTTATCTAATAGTTTAAAAGAAAATTCAACTATTATCCAAGATATTAAAAAAGAGATTACTCTAAAAAACTACTCAAATGAAGAGATTATGGATGAAGTTTTACTCTCTGAAGGTATAAAAGAAGAGGTAAAATTAATTGAAGATAGTAAAAAGTTACTTGAACAAGCCAAAAAAGAAGAGCCAAAAGTAAAAGAGATAATCATAAAAAATGAAGTGCAAGAAGAGATAATTTATGAAGATAAAAAGAAAATAGATGATAAAAAAGTAGTTACAAAGAAAGATAAATATACTCCAAAAAACAATCAAAAACCAAAACTTGTAATAGTTATTGATGATGTTGTATCAAAAAGTCAAGTTAACAAAATTTTAGATATTGGCTATCCTGTAAATATATCTTTTCTTCCTCCAGCAAAAAATCATAAAAACTCTGCAAATATAGCTAAAGATATAAATTTTTATATGATTCATTTTCCTTTACAAGCATCAAAAGCTTTTAAAAACTTTGAAGAGAATACTTTAAATATAGCTGATTCATATCAAAAAATAGAAACTAGAGTTAAACAACTTAGAGCTTGGTACCCAAATGCAATATATACAAACAATCATACAGGATCAGTGTTTACAGAAAACTATGAAGCTATGGATAAGTTATTTCGTGCTTTAAAAAAACATAACTTTATCTTTGTAGATAGTAGAACTTCTCCAAATAGCGTTGCAAAAGAACTTAGTGTAAAATATAAATTCCCTTACATTGTAAGAGATGTTTTTTTAGATAACAATAGAAACTATGATGATATTTTAAAACAGTTAAAAGAGTCAATATCTATTGCAAAGAAACAAGGTTTTGCTATTGCTATTGGTCATCCTTATGATATAACTTTTAAGGTTTTAAAAGAGTCAAAAGAGCTTTTAAAAGATGTTGAACCAATATTCTTAGATAAACTTCCATATTTGTAATATTTTTGTTAGAATCTTCAATAAACTTTGGAGTTTCTTATGATAAAAACTATTGATTTTGAAATTAAAGAGTTAAATTCTATGGCAAAATATCCAAAAGAGATATTTTATATAGGAAATACTGAACTTCTTAAAAAAAGAAAGATCTCTATTGTTGGCACAAGAAGACCAAATTCTTATTCAAAAGAGTTTACATATAAGCTTTCTTCTAAATTATCTTCATCTAATATTTGTGTTGTAAGTGGTGCTGCTATGGGTGTTGATAGTATTTCTCATAGCGGTGCTGGAGCTTCAAATACTATTGCTGTTGTTGCAAATGGTTTAAATATTAGGTATCCAAGTGTAAACAAAAACCAAATAATTGATATAGAAAAAAATGGTTTAATTCTTTCAACTTTTAAAGATGATGAAAAAGCAAAAAACTATACATTTGTTTTAAGAAATGAATTAGTAGTTGCTCTTGGAGAAGCTTTAATCGTCACAGAAGCTGATTTAAATAGTGGAAGCTTGACATCAATAAACTATGCAATAAAACAAAATAAAAAAATATTTGTTTTACCTCATAGAATAAATGAGAGCCTTGCTACAAATGAACTTATTAAGAAGAATATTGCAAAAGTAATTTATGATATTGATGAGTTTGTTGAAGAGTTTTCTGGAATTAAACAATCACAAATTAAACTTTGCGAAGTCTTAGAGTTTTGTAAAACAAATCCTAGTTATGAAAAAGCAATTCTTCTTTATCCTGATAAAATATTAGAATATGAACTTGAAGGAAAAATAAGAATAGAATCTGGAAAAGTTTTTTTAATTTAAAGAAGAGATAAAAATCTCTTCTTTATGCTTTTACGAAATAATCTCCATCAAAGCTTTCCAATGCATAATGTCTATTATCTCCAATAGCTTCAACTAAATCCTCAATAGATAGATATTCTAAACTATCAGCTTCTATATATTTACATATTTCATCTTTAGTCATTTTTGTAGAGATTAACTCCTCTTTTGTTGGAGTATCTATTCCATAAAAACATGGAAACTTGATTTCAGGGCTAGCAACTCTAAAATGAACCTCTTTTGCACCTGCTTCTTTAAGCATTTTAACTATTCTTTTTGAAGTTGTTCCTCTTACAATTGAATCATCTATTACAAGAAGAGATTTTCCTTCTATGATTGAATTCATAGGACTTAATTTCATTTTTACTTTGTTATTTCTCATCTCTTGAGTTGGTTCAATAAATGTTCTTCCAATGTAGTGATTTCTAATAATCCCATATTTAAAAGGTATTCCACTTTGTGCTGAATATCCTAGTGCTGCTGGAACTCCACTATCTGGAACAGGAACAACCATATCATATTTTGTTTTGTTTTCCACATCTCTTTTTGCTAGAGCTTTCCCCATATTCTCTCTTGTTGTATATACATTTTTACCATCAATAACTGAATCTGGTCTTGCAAAATATACATATTCAAAAGCACATGGTCTAAAATCTGGTTCAAAAAGTTGTATTGATTCAGGTTCACAATTACCATCAAAAATAAGCATTTCTCCTGGTCTTACATCTCTTATGAATTCAGCTTCAAGCAAATCAAAAGTACAAGTTTCACTTGCAACTATATATCCACCACTTTTCAATTTTCCAAAAGACAGAGGTCTAATTCCATATCTATCTCTTATTACAAACTGTTTACTTCTACTTTGAATAATAAAACAATATGCTCCAATAGTTCTATTTAATGCTTCAATGATTCTATCTTTTAAATGATCTTTTGTATTTTTAGCAATTAGATGAATTAAATTCTCAGTATCCATTCCTGTTTGGAATATTGCACCTTTATCAATTAAATCTTCTCTAACTTCATCTTTGTTTATTAGATTTCCATTATGAACTATTGATATTTCACCCAGTTTGTATTTAGCATAAACAGGTTGAGCATCTAAAACAGAATCACTTCCAGCTGTTGCATATCTATTATGACCTATTGCCATATCTCCTTGCAAATATGCTAAAGCTTCATCTGTAAAAACTTCAGAAACCAAACCTCTATCTTTTTTTGTATATATTTTTCCATTGCAAGATGATGATATTCCACTTGCTTCTTGACCTCTATGTTGCATGGCAAATAGAGCCATGGACGCTAATCTTGCGGCATTTTTATTGCCATAAATTCCTACTATTGCACACATCTTTTATCCTTTTTATAAACCTAAAGCATCATTTATAGAGTAAAGACTTGCATCTTTATTTACTATCCATTTTGCAACTTTTAATGCACCTTTTGAAAATGTATTCCTTGCAGTTGCTGTATGATTTAACTCTAAAAATTCCCCATCATTATAAAAACCAACAGTGTGTCTTCCAACTATATCTCCACCTCTTAAAGCCATAACTGCAATTTCATCTTTTGTTCTAGCTCCAATTTGTCCATCTCTTTCAGATACTCTTACTTTATCTAGTTCTAATTCTCTTGCATTACTTGCATGTTCTGCTAAAGTTAATGCTGTTCCTGATGGAGCATCAACTTTATGTCTATGATGTTGTTCAACAATTTCTATATCAAATTCTCTTAATGTTTTAGATGCTAGAGCTACAAGTTTATTTAAAACTGCAACTCCTAAGCTCATATTTGTAGCATATAAAATAGGTACAAGCTTACTAGCTTCAAGAAGTAAGTTTTGTTGGTGTTTATTAAGACCAGTTGTTGCAATTACCAAAGCTTTTCTTTTTCCACCTTCAACAACAGCTTCTAAAAGCTCTTGAGTTGCAGATGGACTTGAAAAATCAATAACTACATCACTTTCATCAAATAATACATTAATATCATTTGTTACAACTGTATTTTCTGGTAGAGTTTTTTCCATCTTACCAAAAACATGAACACAAGATAGTTTTGCTTCTTTATCATTTTTTAAATCATCAATTAATAAACTTCCAACTCTTCCTGTACTTCCTAAAATACCTATTTTTATCATCTATTTATCCTAAATATTCAATTATATCAACTGCAGCCGTAGCTCCATCACCAGCTGCACAAACAACTTGTTTTGCTGCTTCAATTCTTATATCTCCAGCAGCATAAAGTCCTTTTACATTTGTTCTCATTTTTAAATCAACAACAACTTCACCATTATCATTCATATCACATAAGAAAGTTCCATCTTCTTGTTTTAATGGTGCATTTAGTGCATGTCTTCCAACAAAAACAAAAACACCTGGTGTTGGTAAATCTCTTGTTTCACCTGTTTTATTACATTTAACTTTTAATCCAGTAACTCCTGAAGCATCTCCAAGAACTTCTTCAACACTTACATTTGTAACTTCTTCAATATTTGCTGATTTTTTAATATTCTCAATAGTTGAAGGAGCAGCTCTATAAGTATCTCTTCTATGTACTAAATATACTTTTGAACACATTTTTGCTAAGTAGTAAGCTTCTTCAAGAGCAGCATCTCCACCACCAATTACAGCAACTTCTTTTCCTTTATAAAAGAATCCATCACAAGTTGCACAAGTTGAAATTCCTCTTCCAAAGAACTCATTTTCACCTTTAAAACCTGCTTTTTTTGGAACTGATCCAGTAGCAAATAAAACTGATCTAGCTTCATACTCTTTACCTTCAGCAGTTTTAACTAAAAAGTTATCGCCTTTTTTACTAATATTTGAAACTTCTGCCATTTCGTGTTTTAATCCAAACTTTTGGCATTGCTCAGGCCAAGAAGCCATAAGATCCATACCAGTCATAACACTTCCTTGTCCTGGATAGTTTTCAATTTCACTAGAACCAGTAATTTGACCTCCTGGCATTCCCATTTCAAACATTATTACATTTTTTAAACCACCTCTAGTAGCATATAAACCAGCAGTTAATCCAGCTGGTCCTCCACCAATAATTGCTAAATCTAACATATAAAACTCCTTTTATTTATTTCATTGGAGAAATTTTATCATTTAATATTTTATATTTCTCTTAAGACTTTTGAATTAAAAAAAGGAAGATGTAAGACACCTTCCTTTATCTCTTTATCATATACTTATGATTTGTTATTATAATAAAGAGTTGATTTTATCAGTAAATGCTTGTTTTGAAGATGCACCTATTAATGTATCTACAACTTCTCCATCTCTCATGAAAACAATTGTTGGAATAGATCTAACTCCATATTTAACTGCTAAATCTTGCTCCTCATCTGTATTTACTTTACAAATATTTGCTTTCCCTTCAAAATCTGCTGCTAATTCATCAATAACTGGAGCTATCATTCTACAAGGTCCACACCATGGAGCCCAGAAATCTACCATTGAAATACCTTTACTTGTAACTTCATCAAAGTTAGCCGATGTTAATTCAATATATTTTGCCATCATTTATCCTTTTTTATTAAATATCAATTCTCTTATTTCAAGTTAAAATTATATAAATATAATTAGAACACAACGATTATATCTTTAAAAAACTTAAATTCTTTTTATATTAATAAGAATTATATAAATTTATATAATCAAAGCTAAATCATATTTTAGATATATTTGCAATTATTTTATTATGGAAAAATTAAATGGATATAAGAAGAGAATTTTTAGAATTTTTTAAAAGTAAAGGTCACGAAGTTGTATCATCTATGCCACTTGTACCAGATGACCCAACTTTGATGTTTACAAATGCAGGTATGGTTCAATTTAAAGATATTTTTACAGGAAATATTCCTGCTCCAAAGAATCCTAAGGCAACATCTTGTCAACTATGTATAAGAGCTGGTGGAAAACATAATGATCTTGAAAATGTAGGTTATACAGCAAGACATCATACTTTATTTGAAATGCTTGGGAATTTCTCTTTTGGAGATTACTTTAAAGAAGATGCAATAGCTTATGCTTGGGAATTTATAACAGTAAATCTTGAACTTCCAATAGAGAAACTTTGGGTAACTGTTCATGAAAATGATTATGAAGCGTTTAATATTTGGACAAAGTTTATAGATCAAAAAAGAATTTTAAGATTTGGAGATAAAGACAACTTCTGGTCAATGGGAGATACGGGTGCTTGTGGTCCTTGTAGTGAGATTTTCTATGACCAAGGTGAAGAGAATTTCTCTGGTCCTGAAGATAAAATGGGTGGAGATGGAGATAGATTTTTAGAGATTTGGAATCTTGTTTTTATGCAATATGAAAGAACAAAAAGTGGAGAGCTTCTTCCTTTACCAAAACCTTCAATAGATACTGGAATGGGTCTTGAAAGAGTAATTGCGATAAAAGAAGGTGTTTTAAATAACTTTGATTCTTCAAATTTTAAACCAATTATTGAAACTTTAGAAAAAATTACAAATAAAAAAGCAAGTAAAGAAAATATAGGTTCATATAGAGTAATTGCTGACCATTTAAGAGCTTGTTCATTTATGTTAAGTCAAGGAATTCTTTTTGGAAACGAGGGAAGACCTTATGTTTTAAGAAGAATTTTAAGAAGAGCTATTAGACATGGTTATTTAATTGGTCTTAGAAAACCTTTTATGGCTAAGCTTGTTGATACTTTAATTGATATTATGGGCGGACATTATATTGAATTAAAAGAGAATACAAACTATATAAAAGAGCAACTAACTTTAGAAGAAGAGAGATTTTTCAAAACTATTGACCTTGGAATGAATTTATTTAATGAAGAGTTAGCAAACACAAAAAAACTATTTAGTGGAGAAATTGCATTTAAACTATATGATACTTATGGTTTCCCTTTAGATTTAACAGAAGATATGCTAAAAGATAAAGGTTTAAAAGTTGATATGAGTAAGTTTGAAGAGCTTATGAATAATCAAAAATCTATGGCAAAAGCTGCTTGGAAAGGTAGTGGAGATGCTTTAAATGAAGGTGATTTTAAATCTTTATTAGAAAAATATGGTCAAAATGAATTTGTGGGTTACACAAACACAACTTTTGATTCAAAAGTTTTAACTCTTCTTGATGAAAATTTTAAAGAAGTAGATTCTTTAAAGAATCAAAAAGGTTGGGTACTTTTAGATAAAACTCCATTTTATGCTACAAGTGGTGGACAAAATGGTGATATTGGTGCATTAGAGTTTGATGGACATAATATTATGGTTCTTGAGACTTCTAAATTCCATAATTTAAATCTATCTTTACTTGATGTAAAAGATACAAAACTTACAAAAAATCAATCTTTATTAGCAGTAGTTATAAATAGAAATGAAGTAATGAAACACCATAGTGCTACACATTTACTTCAAAGTGCTTTAAAAATGGTTCTTGGAGATAGTGTTTCTCAAGCTGGTTCATATAATGATGATTTAAAACTAAGATTTGACTTTACTTATCCAAAGGCTATGACAAAAGAACAAATTGATGAAGTTGAAGATTTAGTAAATTCAATGATAAATAGAGCTTTAGAAGGTGTTATTGAAGAGTTGCCTTTGGAAGAAGCAAAGAAAAAAGGTGCAATCGCTATGTTTGGTGAAAAATATGGTGATTTTGTAAGAGTTGTTAGCTTTGGCAAAGATGTTTCTATTGAATTTTGTGGTGGAACACATGTAAAAAATACAACTGATATTGGAAGTTTTTATATAGTTAAAGAATCAGGTGTTAGTGCAGGAATTAGAAGAATAGAAGCTGTTGTTGGAGCTAGTGCAATTAGATATGTAAAAGAGCAATTAAATAAACTATCAGAAATTCAATCTGAGATTAAGTCAAATGATGTTTTAAGTGGAATTAAAAAACTTAAAAATGAGATTAAAGAGCTTAAAAACGAAGTTAAAAATGTTCAAAGCCAAGTTTCAACACCTATAAATGAAGAGATTATTGAAGACACTAAATTAATAGTTAGTATTGTTGAAAATGGTGACTTAAAGAAAATTGTAGATGATAGCAAGAATGGAAATGAGAAAGTTGCAATTTTACTTTTACAAGCAAAAGATGACAAAGTTACAATTGTTGCAGGAAGTAAAAACACTAAAATAAAAGCTGGAGATTGGATCAAGCAAATTGCTACAATACTAGGTGGAAATGGTGGTGGAAGAGCCGATTTTGCACAAGCTGGTGGAAAAGATGCAAGTAAAATGGAAGAAGCAAAAATAGCAGCTATTGCTTATGCAAAAGAGAATTTATAATATAAATTTTAGGAGAAAAGATGAAAGAGTTTTTCACTGATTATTTATCTATAATTCTTTTTCTGCATTTGATTTCTGTTGTAGTTTGGATTGGTGGAATGATAGTAATTAGGTTTTCTGTTCATTATTCATTTCTTCAAATAAATGATCCCAAAATAAGATTAGGAAGAAGCTTAGAGAATCTAAGAATCTTCTTTAATATGGTAATAGTTTTAATAATTACTATTTTTACAACAGCTATTATCATGCATTTAGCTTTTGATTTAAGTAATTCGGATTTAAAAAATATTGCATTTTTAAAAGAGTTTATTCTAGTTATTATGACTTTAATTTTTATAGTAATTTTTATAAAAAGAAGAAAAACTGAGAATCTTTTCAAAAATGAAAATCTAGCTCTTGCCAAAAAAGAGTTAGAACTTATTTCAAAATATTTAATTCCTATAAATATCTCTTTAGGTCTTATAGAGATATTTTTAGGAGTGAGTTTAAGAGGCTTTTGATAGCCTTTTCTTACTAATCATTAATACATATAGAACTACAATTAATATAGCACCAAAAATCCAAATCATAATATCCCAACCGTAGCTTTTATATATAATCGATGGGAAAAATGACCCCATGGCTCCACCAAGATAGTAAAAACTAAGATACATTCCTGATGTTAAAGACTTTTGTGAGCTTTTCATAGAATTTGCTAATTGTGTACTTACAGTATGCGTTGTAAACATTCCTACACACAATAAAAATAGAAGAATAAATAGATATATAATATCTTCTGTAAATAGTGTAAAACATATTATTGTAAAGAATATTGTAGAAACTATTATAGTATTTAAATCTCCTTTAAAAAAGTTTGTAATCTTTTTTGAGTTTAAAGATACCAAAATTCCCATCCCATACCCTAAATATAGTAATGATATTTGAAACTCAGAAAAGTTTTCTGAAATCTCTTTTGCTCTAAAAGGAAGAACATTTAAAACACCTGCAAATACAAAAAACACACAGAACATTAGAAAATATATAAGTAAAAATCTTTTATCTTTCAGAATATTTTTTATATCTTCAAATTTTGGTTTTAAAATATTTGCTTCTCCATCAAAATCAAGTTTTCTAATAAGAAGAATTGAGATAAAAATTGCAAAAGATAAAGAGTAAAATACATAAGTATATGAAAAGTTTGTTGCAATAAAACCTGAGAATATTCTTCCTACAAGTCCTCCAAATACTGTTGCAGCAACATAAACTGACATATTAAATTTTATATTTTCTTTATCTATTGAAGCTAGAATACTCATAAGTGAAGTTAAAACAGCAGGTACAACTAATGCCTCTAAAGTTCTAAAAATCATAAAAGATTCAAAACTTCTTGAAAGACCTAAACATATATTTGTAACAAGTAAAATAATACTTGCATTTATTAACATCTTTTTAGGACACATTTTCTCTAAAAAATATCCATAAATGATTGGAGATATTGCCATAAAAAGCAAAACTATAGCTGTAAATTGAGATGCTTCAATTACACTTATATCGAACTCTCTTGCCAAAAGTGGTTGTATTGGCTGAGTTGCATACATTACTGATAATACAACAATTATTGAATAAACAATAATAAGCAGATTTGTTTTCAAGGCTGATTCTTTCTTTCCTATATTATTTTTATACTAAAAATATTAAATCCGTTTTGGTGTTCATATGTTAAATTAAATTTATGTAAATTAACAATAGCTTTTACAATATAAAGTCCTAAACCAAAACCACTACTTCTTTTATCCTCTTGATAAAAAGCATCTGTATAAAATGTCAAATCATTTTTTAACTCTGGTGCTTTTGATATGATTTTTATAACCGATTCGTTGGCATTTACTATTGCTTTTTTATCAGAGCTGAATTTTATAGCATTATCGATTAAATTCTTCAATACTATTGACATCATATAAATATCTACATTAAAATAAAAGTCTTCTATTTTAGCTTCTATTTTAGAAGAATCAATTAACATCAAATCTAAAGTCTTATTAAATATTGTTTCAAAATTAACTCTCTCTTTATAAAGTATTGTACTTTTTGAAGTTATTTTCTCAACAGTTGCAAGCTCCTTTATAATATCATCCATTCTT is a genomic window containing:
- the trxB gene encoding thioredoxin-disulfide reductase; this translates as MLDLAIIGGGPAGLTAGLYATRGGLKNVIMFEMGMPGGQITGSSEIENYPGQGSVMTGMDLMASWPEQCQKFGLKHEMAEVSNISKKGDNFLVKTAEGKEYEARSVLFATGSVPKKAGFKGENEFFGRGISTCATCDGFFYKGKEVAVIGGGDAALEEAYYLAKMCSKVYLVHRRDTYRAAPSTIENIKKSANIEEVTNVSVEEVLGDASGVTGLKVKCNKTGETRDLPTPGVFVFVGRHALNAPLKQEDGTFLCDMNDNGEVVVDLKMRTNVKGLYAAGDIRIEAAKQVVCAAGDGATAAVDIIEYLG
- a CDS encoding MFS transporter encodes the protein MKTNLLIIVYSIIVVLSVMYATQPIQPLLAREFDISVIEASQFTAIVLLFMAISPIIYGYFLEKMCPKKMLINASIILLVTNICLGLSRSFESFMIFRTLEALVVPAVLTSLMSILASIDKENIKFNMSVYVAATVFGGLVGRIFSGFIATNFSYTYVFYSLSFAIFISILLIRKLDFDGEANILKPKFEDIKNILKDKRFLLIYFLMFCVFFVFAGVLNVLPFRAKEISENFSEFQISLLYLGYGMGILVSLNSKKITNFFKGDLNTIIVSTIFFTIICFTLFTEDIIYLFILLFLLCVGMFTTHTVSTQLANSMKSSQKSLTSGMYLSFYYLGGAMGSFFPSIIYKSYGWDIMIWIFGAILIVVLYVLMISKKRLSKAS
- the ilvC gene encoding ketol-acid reductoisomerase produces the protein MAVNVFYDKDCNIELIKSKKVAMIGFGSQGHAHAENLRDSGVEVVVGLRQGGSSWKKAEAKGFKVLTVAEATKLADVVMILLPDENQAEIYENEIKPNLKSGAYLAFGHGFNIHYKRIIPTSDMNIMMIAPKAPGHTVRSEFVKGGGIPDLIAIHQDASGDTKQVALAYASAIGGGRTAIIETTFKDETETDLFGEQAVLCGGAVSLVQAGFETLTEAGYAPELAYFECLHELKLIVDLMYEGGIADMRYSISNTAEYGDYVSGKRVINCESKKAMKEILKEIQDGRFAKDFILEGQAGYPRMHAERANAKASLIEQTGVKLRTMMPWIASKKIVNQETN
- the alaS gene encoding alanine--tRNA ligase; this encodes MDIRREFLEFFKSKGHEVVSSMPLVPDDPTLMFTNAGMVQFKDIFTGNIPAPKNPKATSCQLCIRAGGKHNDLENVGYTARHHTLFEMLGNFSFGDYFKEDAIAYAWEFITVNLELPIEKLWVTVHENDYEAFNIWTKFIDQKRILRFGDKDNFWSMGDTGACGPCSEIFYDQGEENFSGPEDKMGGDGDRFLEIWNLVFMQYERTKSGELLPLPKPSIDTGMGLERVIAIKEGVLNNFDSSNFKPIIETLEKITNKKASKENIGSYRVIADHLRACSFMLSQGILFGNEGRPYVLRRILRRAIRHGYLIGLRKPFMAKLVDTLIDIMGGHYIELKENTNYIKEQLTLEEERFFKTIDLGMNLFNEELANTKKLFSGEIAFKLYDTYGFPLDLTEDMLKDKGLKVDMSKFEELMNNQKSMAKAAWKGSGDALNEGDFKSLLEKYGQNEFVGYTNTTFDSKVLTLLDENFKEVDSLKNQKGWVLLDKTPFYATSGGQNGDIGALEFDGHNIMVLETSKFHNLNLSLLDVKDTKLTKNQSLLAVVINRNEVMKHHSATHLLQSALKMVLGDSVSQAGSYNDDLKLRFDFTYPKAMTKEQIDEVEDLVNSMINRALEGVIEELPLEEAKKKGAIAMFGEKYGDFVRVVSFGKDVSIEFCGGTHVKNTTDIGSFYIVKESGVSAGIRRIEAVVGASAIRYVKEQLNKLSEIQSEIKSNDVLSGIKKLKNEIKELKNEVKNVQSQVSTPINEEIIEDTKLIVSIVENGDLKKIVDDSKNGNEKVAILLLQAKDDKVTIVAGSKNTKIKAGDWIKQIATILGGNGGGRADFAQAGGKDASKMEEAKIAAIAYAKENL
- a CDS encoding divergent polysaccharide deacetylase family protein, which gives rise to MSKEKTTTTKKRSTRSRTNRVIKRNVGKKILANNFLIALFLIVILLSASYFLLSNSLKENSTIIQDIKKEITLKNYSNEEIMDEVLLSEGIKEEVKLIEDSKKLLEQAKKEEPKVKEIIIKNEVQEEIIYEDKKKIDDKKVVTKKDKYTPKNNQKPKLVIVIDDVVSKSQVNKILDIGYPVNISFLPPAKNHKNSANIAKDINFYMIHFPLQASKAFKNFEENTLNIADSYQKIETRVKQLRAWYPNAIYTNNHTGSVFTENYEAMDKLFRALKKHNFIFVDSRTSPNSVAKELSVKYKFPYIVRDVFLDNNRNYDDILKQLKESISIAKKQGFAIAIGHPYDITFKVLKESKELLKDVEPIFLDKLPYL
- the purF gene encoding amidophosphoribosyltransferase, whose translation is MCAIVGIYGNKNAARLASMALFAMQHRGQEASGISSSCNGKIYTKKDRGLVSEVFTDEALAYLQGDMAIGHNRYATAGSDSVLDAQPVYAKYKLGEISIVHNGNLINKDEVREDLIDKGAIFQTGMDTENLIHLIAKNTKDHLKDRIIEALNRTIGAYCFIIQSRSKQFVIRDRYGIRPLSFGKLKSGGYIVASETCTFDLLEAEFIRDVRPGEMLIFDGNCEPESIQLFEPDFRPCAFEYVYFARPDSVIDGKNVYTTRENMGKALAKRDVENKTKYDMVVPVPDSGVPAALGYSAQSGIPFKYGIIRNHYIGRTFIEPTQEMRNNKVKMKLSPMNSIIEGKSLLVIDDSIVRGTTSKRIVKMLKEAGAKEVHFRVASPEIKFPCFYGIDTPTKEELISTKMTKDEICKYIEADSLEYLSIEDLVEAIGDNRHYALESFDGDYFVKA
- the trxA gene encoding thioredoxin — its product is MAKYIELTSANFDEVTSKGISMVDFWAPWCGPCRMIAPVIDELAADFEGKANICKVNTDEEQDLAVKYGVRSIPTIVFMRDGEVVDTLIGASSKQAFTDKINSLL
- a CDS encoding DNA-processing protein DprA, translating into MIKTIDFEIKELNSMAKYPKEIFYIGNTELLKKRKISIVGTRRPNSYSKEFTYKLSSKLSSSNICVVSGAAMGVDSISHSGAGASNTIAVVANGLNIRYPSVNKNQIIDIEKNGLILSTFKDDEKAKNYTFVLRNELVVALGEALIVTEADLNSGSLTSINYAIKQNKKIFVLPHRINESLATNELIKKNIAKVIYDIDEFVEEFSGIKQSQIKLCEVLEFCKTNPSYEKAILLYPDKILEYELEGKIRIESGKVFLI
- the dapB gene encoding 4-hydroxy-tetrahydrodipicolinate reductase: MIKIGILGSTGRVGSLLIDDLKNDKEAKLSCVHVFGKMEKTLPENTVVTNDINVLFDESDVVIDFSSPSATQELLEAVVEGGKRKALVIATTGLNKHQQNLLLEASKLVPILYATNMSLGVAVLNKLVALASKTLREFDIEIVEQHHRHKVDAPSGTALTLAEHASNARELELDKVRVSERDGQIGARTKDEIAVMALRGGDIVGRHTVGFYNDGEFLELNHTATARNTFSKGALKVAKWIVNKDASLYSINDALGL